From Halorussus lipolyticus:
ATTCTAAGGCAATTATATACGGTCCTCCAGAACCTGTCATCCGACCGAACACCGAGTTCGTCTAACGTCTCGGCGCGAACGTCCAAGTCGCTCTCATCACGGAATCGGAAGGTCAAGCATTTAATAGCCTGCGAAGAACCGTAGGGGTATGAAGCGAGTCGACGTTGCCATCGTCGGCGGCGGCCCCGCCGGGACCGCCGCCGCGCAGGCCGCCGCCGAGGAGGGAGCCGACGCGCTCCTCGTCGAGAAGGGCGTCCCGCGTGCCGACCGCGAGGAGCTAGGACCCGATTCGACCGACGCCGCCGGGATGCTCGACTACTGGGTGGACATCATGGGCATTCCGTTCGAGGAGATTCCCGACCGCGTGGTCCTCCAAGAGTTGGACCGGACGGAGTTCATCGGCCCGAACGAGGCCTGCGTCATGGAGAACACCGGCATCGAATCGTCCTACGACGGGTTCGGCTTCACCTTCCACCGGACCCGGATGGACGACTGGATGCGCGACCGGGCCGAGCAAGCGGGCGCACAGTACCGCGTCGGCGTCGGCGTGACCGACGTGGAAACCGACCTAACGGGCGCACCGACCCACACCCTCCACCTCTCGGACGGCGGCGAAATCGAGGCCGACTATCTGGTCCTCGCGGACGGTCCACAGCGACAGGTCACGATGCGGGCACTCGACCGGTTCTCGCCCGAGAATCGCCCCATCTCGCAGGTCATGGCCCCCGACGAGGCCAACCACATCGCGTATCAGGAGTACCGGGAGTTTCCCGACGAGCTATTCGAACCGAACTCGCTCAAGTTCTGGTGGGGAATCATGCCCGGCGAGACGGCGTATCCGTGGATTTTCCCGAACGACGGCACGGTGGCTCGCGTCGGCCTCACGATGCCCATCGGGATGGACCTCGAAGACGTGGACAATCCCGACGAGTACGACCTCCTCCGGCCCGACGACGACGCCATCCCCCGGCCCGGCGAGTACGTAGACCGCCTGCTCGAACGCCAGTTCGGCGACGAGTACGACCTCGGCGATTTCCCGCGAGTGACCGACCGCGGCAAGAGCGAGGGCACCGAGACGTATCCAATCTCCTCGACTCGCCCCATCGACTCTCCTACCGACGCGAATATCGCCATCGCTGGCGGCGCGATGGGTACGACCTCGGCCTTCCACGAAGGGGGCTACCACGTCGCGGTCCGAACCGGGTCCATCGCGGGCGAACTCGCCGGAAAAGGACGCCTCGAAACCTACAACGACCGCTGGAAGGACGCCATCGGCGACGAGATTACCCGGAACGTCACCTTCGCGGACATCGTGGACGACTACGGCCCGCGCGACTGGGACAAGGCGTTCTCCGCCGCCAGTGACATTCTGGCCGGCGAGAGCGAGAGCGGCCTGCTGAAGTACAAACTCTCGTCGGGACTGACGGGCGCGAAAATCGTCACGAAGTACAAGACGGCCAAGCGCAAGTTCCGGAACGGCAAGTACGTCCAGTTCGCCGAATCCGAGTACACGGTCTGAGACCCAAAAAGACGGACTAGCTCGACTTACGCGGTCGTCGTCTGCTCACCGCCCGGACCGCCGCCGTGGCCGAGTTCCTCCTGCACTGCACCGAACGAGACCGACCCTGCGTCCCGAATCGCGGTGGGGTCGAGCGCGTCGGCGTCGAGGACCTCGGTCGGCGTCAACCACACCCACTCGGCATTCTCGTTTCGCTCGCTGAACTCGTTCAACTCGCCTTCCAGCATCTGCCGACTGAAGGGAGCCAACAACGGCGGGTTTTCGGACCCTTCGAAGGTGCCCACGTAGTTCGGCAGGGCGTCCTCGCCGAGGTCACCGACCACGAGTCGGCCCACCATCC
This genomic window contains:
- a CDS encoding NAD(P)/FAD-dependent oxidoreductase, producing the protein MKRVDVAIVGGGPAGTAAAQAAAEEGADALLVEKGVPRADREELGPDSTDAAGMLDYWVDIMGIPFEEIPDRVVLQELDRTEFIGPNEACVMENTGIESSYDGFGFTFHRTRMDDWMRDRAEQAGAQYRVGVGVTDVETDLTGAPTHTLHLSDGGEIEADYLVLADGPQRQVTMRALDRFSPENRPISQVMAPDEANHIAYQEYREFPDELFEPNSLKFWWGIMPGETAYPWIFPNDGTVARVGLTMPIGMDLEDVDNPDEYDLLRPDDDAIPRPGEYVDRLLERQFGDEYDLGDFPRVTDRGKSEGTETYPISSTRPIDSPTDANIAIAGGAMGTTSAFHEGGYHVAVRTGSIAGELAGKGRLETYNDRWKDAIGDEITRNVTFADIVDDYGPRDWDKAFSAASDILAGESESGLLKYKLSSGLTGAKIVTKYKTAKRKFRNGKYVQFAESEYTV